From the Oncorhynchus nerka isolate Pitt River linkage group LG20, Oner_Uvic_2.0, whole genome shotgun sequence genome, one window contains:
- the LOC115115252 gene encoding class E basic helix-loop-helix protein 23-like → MNAGEENLLKSISNDTLLDLTQRYGQSAFGFGPGHITGSPGGRYPLTPAADFLSGQTGKSNESGGEQTSDDDDDRFDPLDPRKRGSAFDDDKHGAPLSKKPKEQRSLRLSINARERRRMHDLNDALDGLRSVIPYAHSPSVRKLSKIATLLLAKNYILMQAQALEEMRRLVAYLNQGQSITSPIPTPIAPFGQAAVYPFTGSALATCAEKYSGTPASLFKHLNDKPC, encoded by the coding sequence ATGAATGCCGGGGAAGAGAATCTGCTGAAGTCCATTAGCAACGACACTTTACTGGACCTGACGCAGCGATACGGCCAGTCCGCCTTCGGCTTTGGACCGGGACACATTACTGGAAGTCCTGGAGGGCGGTATCCTCTCACACCGGCCGCCGACTTCCTCTCGGGTCAGACGGGCAAGTCCAACGAAAGTGGCGGGGAGCAGACCAGTGATGACGATGACGACCGTTTCGACCCTCTGGACCCCCGGAAGAGGGGTTCCGCATTCGACGATGACAAACACGGCGCTCCTCTTTCCAAGAAGCCCAAAGAGCAGCGGTCTCTGCGCCTGAGCATCAATGCGCGCGAGAGGAGACGGATGCACGACCTGAACGACGCACTGGACGGCCTCCGTTCTGTGATCCCGTATGCGCACAGCCCGTCTGTGAGGAAACTCTCCAAAATAGCCACTCTCCTCCTGGCAAAGAACTACATCCTCATGCAGGCTCAGGCTCTGGAGGAGATGAGGCGGCTGGTGGCTTATCTGAACCAGGGACAGAGCATCACCTCGCCCATCCCCACCCCCATTGCACCATTTGGACAGGCTGCCGTATACCCCTTCACGGGCTCGGCACTCGCCACCTGCGCGGAGAAATACTCGGGGACACCTGCAAGTCTCTTTAAGCACCTTAACGACAAGCCTTGTTAA